Proteins from a genomic interval of Desulfofustis limnaeus:
- a CDS encoding acyl carrier protein: MKEDELKQVLFTILKRIAPEAEPERLRPDENIQRALDIDSFDALNFFIHLHQEVGVDVPEADYGKLTTMAEMLRYLSARLE, translated from the coding sequence ATGAAAGAAGACGAGCTGAAACAGGTCCTCTTCACGATCCTCAAGCGGATTGCCCCCGAAGCGGAGCCAGAGAGGCTGAGGCCTGACGAAAACATCCAACGCGCCCTCGACATCGATTCGTTTGATGCCCTGAATTTCTTCATCCATCTTCATCAAGAGGTGGGTGTCGACGTTCCCGAGGCGGATTACGGAAAGTTGACAACTATGGCGGAGATGCTTCGCTACCTCTCCGCACGTCTGGAATAA
- a CDS encoding dihydrolipoamide acetyltransferase family protein, translating to MAEFRMPSLGSDMEEGTLVQWLVKPGDRVRRRDVVAVVETEKAAIEVEIYEDGIVERLLIEPGQTVPVGTVLAIIRSEAEPKAPPVGQKPDVAEQYRPEEVTVAAPATARRKEPTPAVVGRVKASPYARRLAAERSVALVGLDGTGPGGAITAADVERAGPAARAAVRPAVEAVEPSPAKDFQTGMRRAIAAAMARSNREIPHYYLQTRIDMSRTQCWLAEQNLKRQVRERILPVVALIKAVARALADVPELNGYWLEDRHQPQEAINIGFAIALRRGGLITPALLNADLKSIDELMESLRDLITRTRAGTLRSSEITGATVTVTSLGDLGVEAVYGVIYPPQVALVGFGKTTEQPWAEHGMLAVRPVLTATLAADHRATDGHRGAQFLDALNRYLQQPESL from the coding sequence ATGGCTGAATTTCGCATGCCCAGCCTGGGCTCGGACATGGAGGAAGGGACCCTGGTTCAATGGCTGGTGAAGCCGGGTGACCGGGTCCGTCGCCGGGACGTGGTGGCCGTGGTCGAAACCGAAAAGGCGGCCATCGAAGTCGAGATTTACGAAGACGGGATTGTCGAGCGCCTCCTGATCGAGCCGGGGCAGACGGTCCCAGTGGGCACGGTATTGGCGATCATCCGCAGTGAGGCGGAGCCCAAGGCGCCGCCCGTCGGCCAGAAACCTGATGTTGCCGAGCAGTACCGCCCAGAGGAGGTCACCGTTGCTGCCCCCGCGACAGCCAGGCGGAAGGAGCCGACACCGGCCGTGGTCGGCCGGGTCAAGGCCTCACCGTATGCGCGGCGCCTGGCTGCTGAGCGGAGCGTCGCGTTGGTCGGCCTGGACGGGACGGGGCCGGGTGGGGCGATCACCGCCGCCGATGTCGAGCGGGCCGGTCCGGCGGCCCGCGCTGCGGTCCGACCTGCTGTCGAAGCGGTGGAACCATCGCCGGCAAAGGATTTCCAGACCGGCATGCGGCGGGCCATCGCGGCTGCCATGGCCCGTTCCAACCGGGAGATTCCCCATTATTACCTGCAGACCCGCATCGATATGAGCAGGACCCAGTGCTGGCTCGCGGAACAGAACCTGAAACGTCAGGTTCGGGAACGGATTCTGCCGGTTGTGGCGTTGATCAAGGCGGTGGCTCGGGCCCTGGCCGATGTGCCCGAGTTGAACGGCTACTGGCTGGAGGACCGACACCAGCCGCAGGAGGCCATCAATATCGGGTTTGCCATCGCGCTGCGCCGGGGCGGCCTGATCACTCCGGCTCTGCTGAACGCCGACCTGAAGAGTATCGACGAACTGATGGAATCACTGCGTGACCTGATCACCCGTACCCGGGCCGGTACCTTGCGCAGTTCTGAAATCACCGGTGCCACCGTTACCGTGACCAGTCTTGGCGATCTCGGCGTGGAAGCGGTGTACGGCGTTATCTATCCGCCCCAGGTAGCCCTGGTCGGCTTCGGCAAGACCACCGAACAGCCCTGGGCGGAACACGGCATGCTCGCCGTCCGTCCGGTCCTGACGGCAACGCTGGCCGCAGACCACCGGGCCACGGACGGTCATCGCGGGGCGCAGTTTCTCGATGCCCTGAACCGGTACCTGCAGCAACCGGAGTCGTTATGA
- a CDS encoding alpha-ketoacid dehydrogenase subunit beta, with product MTDGIVKMRTITYREAVREAICEALQKDHQVFLMGEDVGRYGGCFAVSKGLLDEFGPERIRDTPLSESGFVGAGIGAALGGMRPIVEIMTVNFSLLAADQIVNNAATYLHMSGGLFNVPLVIRSATGAGRQLAAQHSHSLEGWYAHVPGIRVLSPATVEDARGMLWTALEDPDPVLIFENNGLYNREGEIPVDAGPVDIDRARIRRPGRDITIITYSASLFKSLEAAEILAKEEVEAEVIDLRSLRPLDAPTFLESVARTHRALVVDEGWRSGSLAAEVSARIMEEAFYELDAPVQRLCSAEVPIPYAKHLEDAALPQVSTIVAQARRMVAGHG from the coding sequence ATGACCGACGGCATCGTGAAGATGCGCACCATCACCTATCGTGAGGCGGTGCGTGAGGCGATCTGCGAAGCGTTGCAGAAGGATCATCAGGTCTTCCTCATGGGCGAGGATGTGGGGCGCTACGGTGGCTGTTTTGCCGTGAGCAAGGGGCTGTTGGACGAGTTCGGGCCGGAGCGGATCCGCGATACGCCGCTGTCCGAATCAGGGTTTGTCGGCGCCGGCATCGGTGCTGCTTTAGGCGGCATGCGACCCATCGTCGAGATCATGACGGTCAACTTCAGTCTGCTGGCCGCCGATCAGATCGTCAACAACGCCGCCACCTACCTGCATATGTCCGGTGGCCTGTTCAATGTCCCCCTGGTCATCCGTTCGGCAACGGGGGCCGGCCGCCAGCTGGCGGCCCAACATTCCCATTCGCTGGAAGGCTGGTATGCGCATGTGCCGGGCATCAGGGTGCTCAGCCCGGCCACCGTGGAGGACGCCCGCGGCATGCTCTGGACAGCGCTGGAAGATCCGGACCCGGTGCTCATCTTTGAAAACAACGGGTTGTACAACCGTGAAGGAGAGATCCCCGTCGATGCCGGTCCAGTGGACATCGATCGGGCCCGGATACGGCGGCCGGGACGCGATATCACCATCATCACTTATTCCGCGAGCCTGTTCAAGTCGTTGGAGGCCGCGGAGATTCTGGCGAAGGAGGAGGTCGAGGCAGAAGTAATCGACCTGCGCTCGTTGCGTCCCCTCGATGCCCCGACCTTTCTGGAATCGGTGGCCCGGACGCACCGGGCTCTGGTCGTCGACGAGGGGTGGCGTTCCGGCAGTCTCGCCGCCGAGGTGAGCGCCCGGATCATGGAGGAGGCCTTCTACGAGTTGGACGCACCGGTGCAGCGGCTGTGCAGCGCCGAAGTCCCGATTCCATACGCCAAACACCTGGAGGATGCGGCCTTGCCGCAGGTGAGCACGATTGTTGCGCAGGCACGACGGATGGTGGCCGGCCATGGCTGA
- the pdhA gene encoding pyruvate dehydrogenase (acetyl-transferring) E1 component subunit alpha, with protein sequence MKATKSGKKRLVPLQREQAVHLLRAMLRIRRLEETCAELYTASKIRGFLHLYDGEEAVAVGVMEALTPDDAVVATYREHGHALIRGVAMGAILAEMYGKQEGCSRGRGGSMHLFDDETRFYGGNAIVGGGLPVAVGLALADKMQQRSRVTCCFFGDGAVAEGEFHESLNLAALWQLPVLFVCENNLYAMGTALRYTQALQDLTKKAQSYNIPAVAVDGMDVLAVVSAARKAAKAVRAGAGPYFLECRTYRFRAHSMYDAELYRTKDEVESWKERCPIKTFTRQIKENGVVTEADIAAVEQDVEQEIQEAVAFAEAGSWEPVEDLARFVYSERRTP encoded by the coding sequence ATGAAAGCGACGAAGAGCGGAAAGAAACGGCTCGTGCCGTTGCAGCGCGAACAAGCCGTGCACCTGTTGCGCGCCATGCTGCGCATTCGCCGGCTGGAGGAAACCTGTGCCGAACTCTACACCGCCTCCAAGATACGGGGCTTTCTCCATCTTTACGACGGCGAGGAGGCGGTGGCGGTCGGGGTGATGGAGGCGCTGACTCCTGACGACGCGGTGGTTGCCACCTATCGCGAGCACGGTCATGCGTTGATCCGGGGCGTTGCCATGGGCGCCATCCTGGCCGAGATGTACGGCAAGCAGGAAGGGTGCAGCCGCGGTCGGGGAGGTTCCATGCACCTCTTTGACGACGAGACCAGGTTTTACGGAGGCAATGCCATCGTCGGCGGCGGCCTGCCGGTGGCTGTGGGGCTGGCCCTGGCGGATAAGATGCAGCAGCGGTCGCGTGTCACCTGCTGCTTTTTCGGCGACGGAGCCGTCGCTGAAGGCGAATTCCACGAGAGTCTCAACCTGGCCGCCCTCTGGCAACTGCCGGTGCTGTTTGTCTGTGAGAACAATCTCTACGCCATGGGTACCGCCCTTCGCTATACCCAAGCGCTCCAAGACCTGACGAAAAAGGCACAGAGCTACAACATTCCGGCCGTGGCCGTGGACGGCATGGATGTGCTCGCCGTCGTATCGGCGGCCAGGAAGGCGGCCAAAGCGGTGCGCGCCGGCGCAGGGCCCTATTTTCTTGAATGCCGCACCTATCGTTTCCGGGCTCATTCCATGTACGATGCCGAACTCTACCGGACCAAGGATGAGGTGGAGAGCTGGAAGGAGCGCTGCCCGATCAAGACCTTCACCCGGCAGATCAAAGAGAACGGCGTGGTGACCGAAGCGGATATCGCCGCCGTGGAACAGGACGTGGAGCAGGAGATTCAGGAGGCGGTAGCCTTTGCCGAGGCCGGCTCGTGGGAGCCGGTGGAAGATCTGGCCCGCTTCGTCTATTCGGAACGGAGGACGCCATGA
- the acsA gene encoding acetate--CoA ligase, whose amino-acid sequence MHWAPIRKKAEWWTTRPNLLNYQQTVASFSWDDVRRHCAGLPGGKGLNIAHEAVDRHATGPMGSSLALRWLGRDGTSRDFTYDNLREQSNRFANLLANLGIGKGDTVAVLADRIPDIYIAALGTFKNTSVFCPLFAAFGPEPVFQRLLRGDARLLVTTERQYRQKVSSLRTLLPKLQVVLLVDVGDHLADDLLSLPRLMAESSTTFSIPPTSPEDVAVLHFTSGTTGMPKGAIHVHNALLVHYVTGAYVLDFHPGDVFWCTADPGWVTGTSYGIIAPLLHGITNIVDEADFDAVRWCENLQNQKVSVWYTAPTAIRRLMRLGIAPAKDYDLSRLRVIHSVGEPLNPEAVVWGQEALGLPIHDNWWQTETGGIMIANYPGMDIKPGSMGRPLPGIEAAIVRRTDQGFVEVIEELDLQGDLALKPGWPSMFRGYLHDEERYRKCFVGGWYLTGDLARRDGDGYFWFVGRADDIIKTSGHMVGPFEVESTLMEHPAVAEAGVIGKPDPLIGELVKAFVSLKPGRQPSDEMRLELIGFARKRLGSAVAPKEIEFHQNLPKNKAGKIMRRLLRARELGLPEGDLSTLEDSS is encoded by the coding sequence ATGCACTGGGCGCCGATTCGAAAGAAGGCCGAATGGTGGACAACCCGTCCGAATCTGCTGAATTATCAGCAAACCGTTGCCAGCTTCTCCTGGGACGATGTGCGTCGCCACTGCGCCGGGCTGCCCGGCGGCAAGGGGTTGAACATCGCTCATGAGGCGGTGGATCGGCATGCCACCGGACCGATGGGCAGCTCTCTGGCCCTGCGCTGGCTCGGTCGTGACGGGACGAGTCGTGATTTTACCTACGATAATCTGAGGGAGCAGAGCAACCGTTTTGCCAATCTCCTGGCGAACCTGGGGATCGGCAAAGGGGATACGGTTGCCGTGCTGGCCGATCGAATTCCCGACATCTATATCGCCGCTCTGGGGACATTCAAAAATACCAGCGTTTTCTGCCCGCTGTTTGCCGCTTTCGGCCCGGAACCGGTTTTTCAGCGGCTGTTGCGGGGTGATGCCCGACTTCTGGTGACTACCGAACGCCAGTATCGCCAGAAAGTGAGCAGTTTACGGACGTTGCTGCCGAAACTGCAGGTGGTGCTGCTGGTCGACGTGGGTGACCATCTGGCAGACGACCTGTTGTCCTTGCCCCGGCTCATGGCCGAAAGCTCAACCACGTTCTCCATCCCGCCCACCAGCCCCGAAGACGTGGCCGTCCTGCACTTCACCAGCGGTACTACCGGCATGCCCAAGGGGGCGATCCACGTGCACAACGCCCTGTTGGTCCATTACGTCACCGGCGCCTACGTGCTGGACTTTCACCCGGGCGACGTCTTCTGGTGCACGGCGGATCCCGGCTGGGTAACCGGCACCTCGTACGGCATCATCGCCCCGTTGCTGCACGGCATTACCAATATTGTGGACGAGGCTGATTTCGATGCGGTGCGCTGGTGTGAGAACCTGCAGAATCAGAAGGTGAGCGTCTGGTACACGGCGCCCACCGCCATTCGTCGGCTGATGCGCCTCGGCATCGCTCCCGCCAAGGATTACGATCTGTCCCGCCTGCGCGTCATTCACAGCGTCGGCGAACCGCTCAATCCGGAAGCGGTCGTCTGGGGGCAGGAAGCACTGGGACTGCCGATCCACGACAACTGGTGGCAGACGGAGACGGGCGGCATCATGATCGCCAATTATCCGGGCATGGATATTAAGCCCGGTTCGATGGGGCGCCCCTTACCCGGCATCGAGGCTGCTATCGTCCGGCGTACTGACCAAGGATTTGTCGAAGTCATCGAGGAGCTGGACCTGCAGGGGGATCTTGCCTTGAAACCGGGCTGGCCGTCCATGTTCCGCGGCTACCTGCACGATGAAGAGCGGTACCGGAAGTGTTTCGTCGGCGGTTGGTATCTGACCGGAGATCTGGCCAGACGCGATGGTGACGGCTACTTCTGGTTCGTCGGCCGGGCCGACGACATCATCAAAACATCCGGCCACATGGTTGGCCCCTTCGAGGTCGAGTCCACCTTGATGGAGCACCCGGCGGTGGCCGAGGCGGGCGTGATCGGCAAGCCCGACCCGCTCATCGGTGAGCTGGTCAAGGCCTTCGTGTCACTCAAACCTGGGCGGCAACCGAGCGATGAGATGCGCCTGGAACTGATCGGCTTCGCTCGTAAGCGGCTGGGCTCGGCTGTGGCGCCCAAGGAGATCGAGTTTCACCAGAACCTGCCGAAGAACAAGGCCGGCAAAATCATGCGGCGGCTGCTCAGGGCCCGTGAACTGGGGCTGCCCGAAGGTGACCTGTCAACTCTGGAGGACAGCTCATGA
- the pyk gene encoding pyruvate kinase: MLRRTKIVATISNLQCSPSFIEGLYRAGINVVRLNTAHMSHEDALEVIRAVRSVSDKIALLLDTKGPEIRTCDMDSPLPVKSGDMLRVKGSPGQRSTGDLLCVSYADFVRDVPVGSSIMIDDGHIALAVMDKDSECLICSVENDGVIKGRKSINIPAVHVRLPALSEKDKGFIRFAADHDLDFIAHSFVRSKEDVLAVQEILDEHHSGAKIIAKIENFQGVLNLEEILDHAHGVMIARGDLAVEIPTEQIPLIQKKIIRTCIERRRPVIVATQMLHSMIESPRPTRAEVSDVANACIDRADALMLSGETANGRYPELAVRTMAKIIKEVEGKDRSFFDVPYSHEHRVVAYLAKAAVKAAVRLDSKAIVADSVSGKSILALAAYRGINPIFAQVYDRRVARQLALSYGVYADYVENGADSEEALSRSICRLVNDRNFSDEDLIIVLAGSFGADHGASYIEIATAEKLRSSCDLRRVTERR, from the coding sequence ATGCTGAGAAGAACCAAAATCGTCGCCACCATTTCCAATCTGCAGTGCTCCCCATCCTTCATCGAAGGACTGTACCGGGCGGGGATCAACGTCGTTCGGCTGAACACGGCACATATGTCGCATGAGGACGCGCTCGAGGTGATTCGGGCCGTGCGCTCGGTATCGGACAAGATCGCCCTGCTGCTTGACACCAAAGGCCCGGAAATCAGGACTTGCGATATGGATAGCCCGTTGCCGGTGAAGAGCGGCGACATGCTTCGGGTCAAGGGTTCCCCCGGACAGCGGTCGACAGGGGACCTGCTCTGCGTCTCCTATGCGGATTTTGTCAGGGACGTGCCGGTGGGCAGTTCCATCATGATCGACGACGGGCATATCGCGCTGGCGGTCATGGACAAGGACAGCGAGTGTCTGATCTGCAGCGTCGAGAACGACGGGGTGATCAAAGGCCGCAAGAGCATCAACATCCCGGCGGTACATGTCCGGTTGCCGGCGTTGAGTGAAAAAGACAAGGGGTTCATCCGCTTTGCCGCCGACCACGACCTCGATTTCATCGCCCATTCGTTTGTGCGCAGCAAAGAGGACGTGCTTGCCGTCCAGGAAATTCTCGATGAGCACCATTCCGGCGCCAAGATCATCGCCAAGATCGAAAATTTTCAGGGAGTGCTGAATCTCGAGGAGATCCTCGACCATGCCCATGGGGTGATGATCGCTCGCGGCGACCTGGCGGTGGAAATTCCCACCGAACAGATCCCGCTCATCCAAAAGAAGATCATCAGAACCTGCATCGAACGGCGACGGCCGGTGATTGTCGCCACCCAGATGCTGCATTCGATGATCGAATCGCCTCGGCCGACCCGGGCCGAGGTGTCGGATGTGGCCAACGCCTGCATCGATCGTGCCGACGCGCTGATGCTCTCGGGGGAGACCGCCAACGGCCGGTACCCGGAACTGGCGGTCAGAACCATGGCTAAGATCATCAAGGAGGTCGAGGGCAAGGACCGCTCCTTTTTCGATGTGCCGTACAGCCATGAGCACCGGGTGGTCGCCTATCTCGCCAAGGCAGCGGTAAAGGCGGCCGTGCGCCTTGACAGCAAAGCGATTGTGGCCGATTCGGTCAGCGGTAAATCGATTCTGGCCCTGGCGGCGTATCGGGGCATCAATCCCATATTCGCCCAGGTGTACGACCGTCGGGTGGCACGACAACTCGCCCTGTCCTATGGGGTCTACGCCGATTATGTGGAGAATGGCGCCGATTCCGAGGAGGCGTTGTCCCGCTCCATCTGCCGGTTGGTCAATGACCGCAACTTCTCCGACGAGGACCTGATCATCGTGCTTGCCGGCAGCTTCGGTGCCGATCATGGGGCCTCTTACATCGAGATTGCCACGGCTGAGAAGCTGCGGAGTTCATGCGACCTCCGGCGGGTTACGGAGCGTCGCTGA
- a CDS encoding TadE family protein: MVEFLVVLPVMLMLMLGAIQFALIFHAKITLNYAIFEAVRAGSLDGADFDEVKEGFARGLAPLYSYPGEDGDQVAAFHAAREAVLDLFDDQSGLVRIERLTPTPAAFRHYAPAGEIPNDNLLYRSSSYGPAAGMSIQDANLLQLRVTYWYPLPVPLINKMIASFICCDEEDDCRWSGDPVCGLDKPHIPLTAVAALRMQTPARESDGYWENSLQSY; encoded by the coding sequence ATGGTTGAGTTCCTGGTGGTGCTTCCGGTCATGCTGATGTTGATGCTTGGCGCCATCCAGTTCGCCTTGATCTTTCACGCCAAGATCACACTCAATTATGCGATTTTTGAAGCAGTTCGTGCCGGAAGCCTGGACGGGGCCGATTTCGACGAGGTCAAAGAGGGGTTTGCGCGCGGCTTGGCACCGCTGTACAGTTATCCCGGTGAGGACGGTGATCAGGTGGCCGCCTTCCACGCCGCCCGGGAAGCGGTTTTAGACCTGTTTGACGACCAGAGTGGACTGGTTCGGATCGAACGGCTGACACCAACCCCGGCGGCCTTCCGTCACTATGCACCGGCGGGCGAAATACCCAACGACAACCTGCTCTACCGTAGCTCTTCCTACGGACCGGCCGCCGGTATGTCCATCCAGGATGCGAATCTCTTGCAATTGCGGGTTACCTATTGGTATCCGCTCCCTGTTCCGCTGATTAACAAAATGATCGCCTCTTTTATCTGCTGTGACGAAGAAGACGACTGCCGCTGGTCGGGTGACCCGGTCTGTGGTCTTGATAAGCCGCATATCCCGTTGACCGCCGTGGCGGCGCTGCGGATGCAGACGCCGGCCCGCGAATCGGACGGCTATTGGGAGAACTCGTTGCAGTCCTATTAG
- a CDS encoding tetratricopeptide repeat protein produces the protein MGIALKLIIIPAMVLLAASCSMKNYEPVADLATVQQLYAEGDYRGAVQGYERLVEQAPQDDQLWFRLANAYARLGQPEAAVAAYRNALLRNPDQAKAWHNLAEIHLQMALQVYLEAAQHMQPDDPLQQLLKSKRQKLIEVLDTDAIMER, from the coding sequence ATGGGAATCGCTCTGAAACTGATCATCATCCCGGCCATGGTGCTGTTGGCGGCCTCCTGCTCGATGAAAAACTATGAGCCGGTCGCCGATCTGGCTACGGTTCAACAATTGTATGCCGAGGGCGATTATCGTGGCGCGGTGCAGGGCTATGAGCGCCTGGTAGAGCAGGCTCCCCAAGATGATCAATTGTGGTTTCGGCTGGCCAACGCCTATGCCCGGCTCGGGCAGCCGGAAGCGGCGGTTGCCGCCTATCGTAACGCACTCCTGCGCAACCCCGACCAGGCCAAGGCGTGGCATAATCTGGCCGAGATTCATCTGCAGATGGCGCTGCAGGTCTATCTGGAGGCAGCACAACATATGCAACCGGACGACCCGTTGCAGCAGCTGCTGAAGAGCAAACGGCAAAAGCTTATCGAGGTCCTGGATACCGATGCGATCATGGAGCGTTAG
- a CDS encoding DUF192 domain-containing protein — MPLVDRADSLIERTRGLLGRPAPAPGEGLLLRRCGAIHTIGMRYVIDLVFLDRQERVVGLTPALAPFRFSWHRQAAATVELRAGEIARLGLMKGEQWVWESL, encoded by the coding sequence TTGCCGCTGGTTGATCGGGCCGACAGCCTGATTGAACGGACCCGCGGCCTGTTGGGCCGCCCGGCGCCCGCCCCTGGAGAAGGATTGTTGCTGCGGCGTTGCGGTGCGATCCATACCATCGGGATGCGGTATGTCATCGATCTAGTCTTTCTCGACAGGCAGGAGCGGGTTGTCGGGCTGACGCCCGCCCTGGCGCCGTTTCGTTTTTCCTGGCATCGGCAGGCGGCAGCCACCGTGGAACTCAGGGCCGGCGAGATAGCCCGCCTCGGCCTGATGAAAGGGGAGCAATGGGTATGGGAATCGCTCTGA
- a CDS encoding type II secretion system F family protein — MTATSIALCAALAVLFSIFWLHRLFVLVPEEDREFKDPLPRLLRPIWPLVRIVAFYFCARLPFAYLNRVEVRLRRHGVAYLMIAEEFIALRLVSSLCFLVIGYLLLVGVGEWLPLFFPVLLVGGYFYPDIWLRDLRKRQIDGVLRTLPSYLDFISMAVEAGLNFSGALELARKKAPPGPLSNEFGVVLRDLRAGIGRANALKRLAERLDIPELSSFVNAVVQAEKMGSSLAQTLKIQAEQRRQERFQRAEKKAMEAPVKLIGPLVLFVFPTTFIVLAFPIVMKFLSEGLL, encoded by the coding sequence ATGACAGCGACATCGATTGCCCTCTGTGCGGCACTTGCCGTGCTGTTCAGTATCTTCTGGTTGCATCGGCTCTTCGTTTTGGTTCCGGAAGAGGATCGCGAATTCAAGGATCCTCTGCCGCGGCTGTTACGACCCATCTGGCCCCTGGTTCGTATCGTCGCTTTTTATTTCTGTGCCCGGCTGCCGTTTGCCTACCTCAACCGGGTCGAAGTACGGCTGCGCCGTCACGGCGTCGCCTACCTGATGATTGCGGAAGAATTTATTGCCCTGCGCCTGGTGTCTTCCTTATGTTTTCTCGTCATCGGCTACCTGCTGCTGGTGGGTGTCGGTGAGTGGCTGCCGCTTTTTTTCCCGGTGTTGTTGGTGGGAGGTTACTTCTATCCTGATATCTGGTTGCGTGATCTGCGCAAACGGCAAATCGACGGCGTGCTACGTACCCTGCCGTCATATCTCGATTTCATTTCCATGGCGGTGGAGGCCGGGCTCAACTTTTCCGGTGCCCTCGAGCTGGCGCGGAAAAAGGCGCCGCCGGGACCGTTGTCCAACGAATTCGGGGTGGTGCTGCGTGACCTCCGAGCCGGGATCGGCCGCGCCAATGCGCTCAAGCGGCTGGCCGAGCGCCTCGACATCCCGGAGCTCTCCAGCTTTGTCAACGCGGTGGTGCAGGCGGAGAAAATGGGTTCAAGTCTTGCCCAGACCTTGAAGATACAGGCCGAGCAGCGCCGTCAGGAGCGGTTTCAGCGGGCGGAGAAAAAGGCGATGGAGGCCCCGGTCAAATTGATCGGGCCACTGGTGTTGTTCGTCTTTCCCACCACTTTTATCGTGTTGGCATTTCCTATTGTCATGAAATTTCTCAGCGAAGGCCTACTGTGA
- a CDS encoding type II secretion system F family protein yields MIEMVLIAGLAAVSGGLFAWLLLRRVAARVLAYRKHLASTTESRFAEMFVFVDVGRWFNVYLSGVMVVPPAVWIVTRELWLGVVVFGVSLVAPYLLLSVFYQRRLKAIEKQLPDAMTMLSASLRAGASFTTALDTLIQESGPPISQEFSLLLREIRLGVDMDTALDHMEQRIPLEDFRLFLSAIRISREVGGNLAETLDKIAATLRSKLVMEGKINSLTAQGRLQGIVMSLLPLLLIVVLMKLEPAAMSMLFTTKLGWMVLLVIVAMQVLGFLAIRKITEIDI; encoded by the coding sequence ATGATCGAGATGGTCCTCATTGCCGGTCTGGCCGCCGTCAGCGGTGGCCTGTTCGCCTGGTTGTTATTACGGCGGGTTGCCGCACGGGTGCTGGCTTATCGCAAGCATCTGGCGAGCACCACGGAAAGCCGTTTTGCCGAGATGTTTGTCTTCGTCGATGTGGGACGGTGGTTCAACGTCTACCTCTCCGGGGTCATGGTAGTGCCGCCGGCCGTCTGGATCGTGACCCGCGAGCTATGGCTCGGGGTGGTTGTGTTCGGCGTGTCATTGGTTGCGCCATATCTGCTGCTGTCGGTCTTCTACCAGCGGCGACTCAAAGCTATAGAGAAACAGTTGCCCGATGCGATGACCATGCTCTCCGCCTCACTGCGGGCCGGCGCCAGTTTCACCACCGCCCTTGATACCCTGATTCAGGAGAGCGGTCCGCCCATATCCCAGGAGTTCAGTCTGCTGCTTAGGGAGATCAGGCTCGGGGTCGACATGGATACCGCCCTGGACCACATGGAGCAACGCATTCCCCTCGAGGATTTCCGTTTGTTCTTGTCGGCTATTCGTATTTCCCGGGAAGTGGGAGGCAACCTGGCCGAAACCCTGGACAAGATCGCCGCAACGCTGCGCAGCAAGCTGGTCATGGAGGGGAAGATCAACAGTCTCACGGCGCAGGGACGTCTGCAGGGAATCGTTATGAGCCTGCTGCCGCTGTTGTTGATCGTTGTCTTGATGAAGTTGGAACCGGCGGCCATGAGCATGCTGTTTACCACCAAGCTGGGTTGGATGGTCCTGCTGGTCATTGTGGCCATGCAGGTACTGGGGTTTCTGGCCATTCGCAAAATTACCGAGATTGATATATGA